A genomic region of Notamacropus eugenii isolate mMacEug1 chromosome 3, mMacEug1.pri_v2, whole genome shotgun sequence contains the following coding sequences:
- the NDUFB2 gene encoding NADH dehydrogenase [ubiquinone] 1 beta subcomplex subunit 2, mitochondrial produces the protein MSALRRLGPFLREGGRRFLEGPSERTTGRGIGGVRHAGGGVHIEPRYRQYPQLTKSQVFQSELLSATMWFWILWRFWHDSDAVLGHFPYPDPSQWTDEELGIPPADED, from the exons ATGTCGGCGCTGAGGCGGCTGGGGCCTTTCCTTCGCGAGGGAGGTCGACGCTTCCTGGAGGGTCCGAGCGAGCGGACTACTGGTCGCGGCATTGGAGGAGTCCGGCA TGCTGGAGGTGGTGTACACATTGAGCCCCGCTACCGGCAGTATCCCCAACTGACAAAATCTCAGGTGTTCCAATCTGAGCTGTTAAGTGCTACAATGTGGTTTTGGATTCTCTGGCGTTTTTGGCATGACTCAGACGCTGTATTG GGTCATTTTCCATATCCAGATCCTTCTCAATGGACAGATGAAGAATTGGGCATTCCCCCTGCCGATGAGGACTAA
- the ADCK2 gene encoding uncharacterized aarF domain-containing protein kinase 2 isoform X3, with translation MTSWRFSIKTYLSHLRCFEARQKSCLLRWRRRQIMYPPNSRICWLLWGSLPKLILTSGGIVLVSPGSWGQTDTFKSALKEVRLEGNVSRTGFINCLFLNFAFGFRIWFRGCVLLVKFTPLIVLYPFTYLVPSFYTLWLNWLLMATESSGPTYIKLGQWASTRRDLFSEEFCTKFSRLHVQVAPHPWAHTQHLLQKVFGSEWGRALHFESQEPVGSGCVAQVYKAYVDTAFLDHACFQKLVETSRGTSSFEAWEVAGLGRLLGYFWKGQKPKGTLTDLAFPEDLLLPMSYLTVSKRDTSLTPLADCLRGPKHLIPAAIKVLHPGLLAQVQVDLVLMKIGSRILGLIPGIKWLSLTEIVEEFEKLMVQQIDLRYEARNLECFQNNFLDVNFVRFPTPLQPFVTRDVLVETFEESVPVSCYQKSEIPTKLKGKIAKLGIDMLLKMVFVDNFVHADLHPGNILVQGADFPKESQGQRSLGDMYDTLLSEVRPASSPLRLILLDAGIVAGLQAADLENFRAVFTAVAMGQGERVAELILNHARANECQDVEKFKTEMAVLVTQARKNTITLEKLQVSNLLSSVFKLLMTHKVKLESNFASIVFAIMVLEGLGRSLDPKLDILEAAKPFLIKKSMFPPWRQW, from the exons ATGACTTCTTGGCGATTCTCTATCAAGACTTACCTGTCACACCTAAGGTGCTTTGAGGCCAGGCAGAAATCTTGTTTGCTTAGATGGAGACGTAGACAGATTATGTATCCACCcaattccagaatttgttggctTCTTTGGGGCTCTTTACCCAAACTCattttgacttcaggagggatcGTTTTGGTGTCCCCTGGAAGCTGGGGTCAGACAGATACTTTTAAGAGCGCCCTTAAGGAAGTCAGGTTGGAGGGCAATGTTTCCAGAACTGGGTTCATAAACTGTCTTTTCCTGAACTTTGCCTTTGGCTTCCGAATATGGTTCCGGGGCTGTGTTCTGCTGGTGAAATTCACCCCTCTTATTGTGCTGTACCCTTTCACCTACTTGGTCCCCAGCTTCTACACCCTCTGGCTGAACTGGCTTCTGATGGCTACGGAGTCCTCAGGCCCCACATACATCAAACTGGGCCAGTGGGCAAGCACTAGACGGGATCTTTTCTCTGAAGAGTTCTGCACCAAGTTCTCCCGGCTGCATGTTCAAGTGGCCCCCCACCCATGGGCTCATACCCAGCACTTGCTCCAAAAGGTGTTTGGGAGTGAATGGGGGCGAGCCCTTCACTTTGAGAGTCAGGAGCCAGTGGGCTCAGGCTGTGTGGCCCAAGTGTATAAAGCTTATGTTGACACGGCCTTCCTTGACCATGCTTGCTTCCAAAAACTTGTGGAGACCTCCAGAGGTACCTCCTCTTTTGAAGCCTGGGAGGTGGCAGGGCTGGGGAGGCTCTTAGGATATTTTTGGAAGGGGCAGAAGCCTAAAGGAACATTGACAGATCTAGCTTTTCCTGAAGATCTACTTCTCCCCATGTCCTACCTGACTGTATCAAAACGGGACACATCCCTTACCCCACTTGCTGACTGCCTACGTGGGCCAAAACACCTCATCCCAGCAGCTATTAAA GTGCTACATCCTGGGCTCCTTGCTCAAGTACAGGTGGATTTGGTACTGATGAAGATAGGCAGTCGAATCCTTGGACTCATTCCAGGAATCAAGTGGCTCAGCTTGACTGAGATAGTAGAAGAGTTTGAGAAGCTCATGGTCCAACAG ATTGACTTGCGTTATGAAGCCCGAAATCTGGAGTGCTTCCAAAATAATTTCCTGGATGTGAACTTtgtcaggttccctacccctctACAGCCCTTTGTCACCAGAGATGTTCTGGTGGAAACATTTGAA GAGAGTGTGCCTGTGTCCTGTTACCAGAAGTCAGAAATTCCTACGAAGCTGAAGGGGAAAATAGCAAAGCTGGGGATAGACATGCTTCTGAAGATG GTGTTTGTTGACAATTTTGTCCATGCTGACCTACACCCTGGGAACATCCTGGTCCAGGGAGCAGACTTTCCTAAGGAGAGCCAAGGCCAGAGGAGCCTGGGGGACATGTATGACACCCTGCTGTCAGAAGTAAGACCCGCTTCTTCCCCACTGAGGCTGATCCTATTGGATGCAGGCATTGTGGCAGGGCTGCAGGCAGCCGACCTGGAGAACTTCCGGGCAGTCTTCACTGCAGTGGCCATGGGGCAG GGTGAGAGAGTGGCCGAGCTCATCTTGAATCATGCCCGGGCCAATGAGTGCCAGGATGTGGAGAAATTCAAAACTGAGATGGCGGTGCTAGTGACCCAGGCCAGGAAGAACACCATTACCCTGGAGAAG CTTCAAGTGTCAAATTTGCTCTCCAGTGTCTTTAAGCTGCTGATGACCCATAAG GTCAAGCTTGAAAGTAACTTTGCCTCGATTGTCTTCGCGATCATGGTGTTAGAAGGGCTTGGCCGCTCACTGGATCCCAAACTGGATATCTTGGAGGCAGCCAAACCCTTTCTTATAAAAAAATCGATGTTTCCCCCCTGGCGGCAATGGTGA
- the ADCK2 gene encoding uncharacterized aarF domain-containing protein kinase 2 isoform X4: protein MGQTVKCTSVGWVIMTSWRFSIKTYLSHLRCFEARQKSCLLRWRRRQIMYPPNSRICWLLWGSLPKLILTSGGIVLVSPGSWGQTDTFKSALKEVRLEGNVSRTGFINCLFLNFAFGFRIWFRGCVLLVKFTPLIVLYPFTYLVPSFYTLWLNWLLMATESSGPTYIKLGQWASTRRDLFSEEFCTKFSRLHVQVAPHPWAHTQHLLQKVFGSEWGRALHFESQEPVGSGCVAQVYKAYVDTAFLDHACFQKLVETSRGTSSFEAWEVAGLGRLLGYFWKGQKPKGTLTDLAFPEDLLLPMSYLTVSKRDTSLTPLADCLRGPKHLIPAAIKVLHPGLLAQVQVDLVLMKIGSRILGLIPGIKWLSLTEIVEEFEKLMVQQIDLRYEARNLECFQNNFLDVNFVRFPTPLQPFVTRDVLVETFEESVPVSCYQKSEIPTKLKGKIAKLGIDMLLKMVFVDNFVHADLHPGNILVQGADFPKESQGQRSLGDMYDTLLSEVRPASSPLRLILLDAGIVAGLQAADLENFRAVFTAVAMGQGERVAELILNHARANECQDVEKFKTEMAVLVTQARKNTITLEKLQVSNLLSSVFKLLMTHKVKLESNFASIVFAIMVLEGLGRSLDPKLDILEAAKPFLIKKSMFPPWRQW, encoded by the exons ATGGGGCAGACTGTTAAATGCACCAGCGTGGGCTG GGTCATCATGACTTCTTGGCGATTCTCTATCAAGACTTACCTGTCACACCTAAGGTGCTTTGAGGCCAGGCAGAAATCTTGTTTGCTTAGATGGAGACGTAGACAGATTATGTATCCACCcaattccagaatttgttggctTCTTTGGGGCTCTTTACCCAAACTCattttgacttcaggagggatcGTTTTGGTGTCCCCTGGAAGCTGGGGTCAGACAGATACTTTTAAGAGCGCCCTTAAGGAAGTCAGGTTGGAGGGCAATGTTTCCAGAACTGGGTTCATAAACTGTCTTTTCCTGAACTTTGCCTTTGGCTTCCGAATATGGTTCCGGGGCTGTGTTCTGCTGGTGAAATTCACCCCTCTTATTGTGCTGTACCCTTTCACCTACTTGGTCCCCAGCTTCTACACCCTCTGGCTGAACTGGCTTCTGATGGCTACGGAGTCCTCAGGCCCCACATACATCAAACTGGGCCAGTGGGCAAGCACTAGACGGGATCTTTTCTCTGAAGAGTTCTGCACCAAGTTCTCCCGGCTGCATGTTCAAGTGGCCCCCCACCCATGGGCTCATACCCAGCACTTGCTCCAAAAGGTGTTTGGGAGTGAATGGGGGCGAGCCCTTCACTTTGAGAGTCAGGAGCCAGTGGGCTCAGGCTGTGTGGCCCAAGTGTATAAAGCTTATGTTGACACGGCCTTCCTTGACCATGCTTGCTTCCAAAAACTTGTGGAGACCTCCAGAGGTACCTCCTCTTTTGAAGCCTGGGAGGTGGCAGGGCTGGGGAGGCTCTTAGGATATTTTTGGAAGGGGCAGAAGCCTAAAGGAACATTGACAGATCTAGCTTTTCCTGAAGATCTACTTCTCCCCATGTCCTACCTGACTGTATCAAAACGGGACACATCCCTTACCCCACTTGCTGACTGCCTACGTGGGCCAAAACACCTCATCCCAGCAGCTATTAAA GTGCTACATCCTGGGCTCCTTGCTCAAGTACAGGTGGATTTGGTACTGATGAAGATAGGCAGTCGAATCCTTGGACTCATTCCAGGAATCAAGTGGCTCAGCTTGACTGAGATAGTAGAAGAGTTTGAGAAGCTCATGGTCCAACAG ATTGACTTGCGTTATGAAGCCCGAAATCTGGAGTGCTTCCAAAATAATTTCCTGGATGTGAACTTtgtcaggttccctacccctctACAGCCCTTTGTCACCAGAGATGTTCTGGTGGAAACATTTGAA GAGAGTGTGCCTGTGTCCTGTTACCAGAAGTCAGAAATTCCTACGAAGCTGAAGGGGAAAATAGCAAAGCTGGGGATAGACATGCTTCTGAAGATG GTGTTTGTTGACAATTTTGTCCATGCTGACCTACACCCTGGGAACATCCTGGTCCAGGGAGCAGACTTTCCTAAGGAGAGCCAAGGCCAGAGGAGCCTGGGGGACATGTATGACACCCTGCTGTCAGAAGTAAGACCCGCTTCTTCCCCACTGAGGCTGATCCTATTGGATGCAGGCATTGTGGCAGGGCTGCAGGCAGCCGACCTGGAGAACTTCCGGGCAGTCTTCACTGCAGTGGCCATGGGGCAG GGTGAGAGAGTGGCCGAGCTCATCTTGAATCATGCCCGGGCCAATGAGTGCCAGGATGTGGAGAAATTCAAAACTGAGATGGCGGTGCTAGTGACCCAGGCCAGGAAGAACACCATTACCCTGGAGAAG CTTCAAGTGTCAAATTTGCTCTCCAGTGTCTTTAAGCTGCTGATGACCCATAAG GTCAAGCTTGAAAGTAACTTTGCCTCGATTGTCTTCGCGATCATGGTGTTAGAAGGGCTTGGCCGCTCACTGGATCCCAAACTGGATATCTTGGAGGCAGCCAAACCCTTTCTTATAAAAAAATCGATGTTTCCCCCCTGGCGGCAATGGTGA
- the ADCK2 gene encoding uncharacterized aarF domain-containing protein kinase 2 isoform X1, which produces MHQRGLVRPSPGQGDSFKRVIMTSWRFSIKTYLSHLRCFEARQKSCLLRWRRRQIMYPPNSRICWLLWGSLPKLILTSGGIVLVSPGSWGQTDTFKSALKEVRLEGNVSRTGFINCLFLNFAFGFRIWFRGCVLLVKFTPLIVLYPFTYLVPSFYTLWLNWLLMATESSGPTYIKLGQWASTRRDLFSEEFCTKFSRLHVQVAPHPWAHTQHLLQKVFGSEWGRALHFESQEPVGSGCVAQVYKAYVDTAFLDHACFQKLVETSRGTSSFEAWEVAGLGRLLGYFWKGQKPKGTLTDLAFPEDLLLPMSYLTVSKRDTSLTPLADCLRGPKHLIPAAIKVLHPGLLAQVQVDLVLMKIGSRILGLIPGIKWLSLTEIVEEFEKLMVQQIDLRYEARNLECFQNNFLDVNFVRFPTPLQPFVTRDVLVETFEESVPVSCYQKSEIPTKLKGKIAKLGIDMLLKMVFVDNFVHADLHPGNILVQGADFPKESQGQRSLGDMYDTLLSEVRPASSPLRLILLDAGIVAGLQAADLENFRAVFTAVAMGQGERVAELILNHARANECQDVEKFKTEMAVLVTQARKNTITLEKLQVSNLLSSVFKLLMTHKVKLESNFASIVFAIMVLEGLGRSLDPKLDILEAAKPFLIKKSMFPPWRQW; this is translated from the exons ATGCACCAGCGTGGGCTGGTGAGGCCATCGCCAGGCCAGGGAGACTCATTCAAAAG GGTCATCATGACTTCTTGGCGATTCTCTATCAAGACTTACCTGTCACACCTAAGGTGCTTTGAGGCCAGGCAGAAATCTTGTTTGCTTAGATGGAGACGTAGACAGATTATGTATCCACCcaattccagaatttgttggctTCTTTGGGGCTCTTTACCCAAACTCattttgacttcaggagggatcGTTTTGGTGTCCCCTGGAAGCTGGGGTCAGACAGATACTTTTAAGAGCGCCCTTAAGGAAGTCAGGTTGGAGGGCAATGTTTCCAGAACTGGGTTCATAAACTGTCTTTTCCTGAACTTTGCCTTTGGCTTCCGAATATGGTTCCGGGGCTGTGTTCTGCTGGTGAAATTCACCCCTCTTATTGTGCTGTACCCTTTCACCTACTTGGTCCCCAGCTTCTACACCCTCTGGCTGAACTGGCTTCTGATGGCTACGGAGTCCTCAGGCCCCACATACATCAAACTGGGCCAGTGGGCAAGCACTAGACGGGATCTTTTCTCTGAAGAGTTCTGCACCAAGTTCTCCCGGCTGCATGTTCAAGTGGCCCCCCACCCATGGGCTCATACCCAGCACTTGCTCCAAAAGGTGTTTGGGAGTGAATGGGGGCGAGCCCTTCACTTTGAGAGTCAGGAGCCAGTGGGCTCAGGCTGTGTGGCCCAAGTGTATAAAGCTTATGTTGACACGGCCTTCCTTGACCATGCTTGCTTCCAAAAACTTGTGGAGACCTCCAGAGGTACCTCCTCTTTTGAAGCCTGGGAGGTGGCAGGGCTGGGGAGGCTCTTAGGATATTTTTGGAAGGGGCAGAAGCCTAAAGGAACATTGACAGATCTAGCTTTTCCTGAAGATCTACTTCTCCCCATGTCCTACCTGACTGTATCAAAACGGGACACATCCCTTACCCCACTTGCTGACTGCCTACGTGGGCCAAAACACCTCATCCCAGCAGCTATTAAA GTGCTACATCCTGGGCTCCTTGCTCAAGTACAGGTGGATTTGGTACTGATGAAGATAGGCAGTCGAATCCTTGGACTCATTCCAGGAATCAAGTGGCTCAGCTTGACTGAGATAGTAGAAGAGTTTGAGAAGCTCATGGTCCAACAG ATTGACTTGCGTTATGAAGCCCGAAATCTGGAGTGCTTCCAAAATAATTTCCTGGATGTGAACTTtgtcaggttccctacccctctACAGCCCTTTGTCACCAGAGATGTTCTGGTGGAAACATTTGAA GAGAGTGTGCCTGTGTCCTGTTACCAGAAGTCAGAAATTCCTACGAAGCTGAAGGGGAAAATAGCAAAGCTGGGGATAGACATGCTTCTGAAGATG GTGTTTGTTGACAATTTTGTCCATGCTGACCTACACCCTGGGAACATCCTGGTCCAGGGAGCAGACTTTCCTAAGGAGAGCCAAGGCCAGAGGAGCCTGGGGGACATGTATGACACCCTGCTGTCAGAAGTAAGACCCGCTTCTTCCCCACTGAGGCTGATCCTATTGGATGCAGGCATTGTGGCAGGGCTGCAGGCAGCCGACCTGGAGAACTTCCGGGCAGTCTTCACTGCAGTGGCCATGGGGCAG GGTGAGAGAGTGGCCGAGCTCATCTTGAATCATGCCCGGGCCAATGAGTGCCAGGATGTGGAGAAATTCAAAACTGAGATGGCGGTGCTAGTGACCCAGGCCAGGAAGAACACCATTACCCTGGAGAAG CTTCAAGTGTCAAATTTGCTCTCCAGTGTCTTTAAGCTGCTGATGACCCATAAG GTCAAGCTTGAAAGTAACTTTGCCTCGATTGTCTTCGCGATCATGGTGTTAGAAGGGCTTGGCCGCTCACTGGATCCCAAACTGGATATCTTGGAGGCAGCCAAACCCTTTCTTATAAAAAAATCGATGTTTCCCCCCTGGCGGCAATGGTGA
- the ADCK2 gene encoding uncharacterized aarF domain-containing protein kinase 2 isoform X2 has translation MTLNTAEGIPVMSERVIMTSWRFSIKTYLSHLRCFEARQKSCLLRWRRRQIMYPPNSRICWLLWGSLPKLILTSGGIVLVSPGSWGQTDTFKSALKEVRLEGNVSRTGFINCLFLNFAFGFRIWFRGCVLLVKFTPLIVLYPFTYLVPSFYTLWLNWLLMATESSGPTYIKLGQWASTRRDLFSEEFCTKFSRLHVQVAPHPWAHTQHLLQKVFGSEWGRALHFESQEPVGSGCVAQVYKAYVDTAFLDHACFQKLVETSRGTSSFEAWEVAGLGRLLGYFWKGQKPKGTLTDLAFPEDLLLPMSYLTVSKRDTSLTPLADCLRGPKHLIPAAIKVLHPGLLAQVQVDLVLMKIGSRILGLIPGIKWLSLTEIVEEFEKLMVQQIDLRYEARNLECFQNNFLDVNFVRFPTPLQPFVTRDVLVETFEESVPVSCYQKSEIPTKLKGKIAKLGIDMLLKMVFVDNFVHADLHPGNILVQGADFPKESQGQRSLGDMYDTLLSEVRPASSPLRLILLDAGIVAGLQAADLENFRAVFTAVAMGQGERVAELILNHARANECQDVEKFKTEMAVLVTQARKNTITLEKLQVSNLLSSVFKLLMTHKVKLESNFASIVFAIMVLEGLGRSLDPKLDILEAAKPFLIKKSMFPPWRQW, from the exons GGTCATCATGACTTCTTGGCGATTCTCTATCAAGACTTACCTGTCACACCTAAGGTGCTTTGAGGCCAGGCAGAAATCTTGTTTGCTTAGATGGAGACGTAGACAGATTATGTATCCACCcaattccagaatttgttggctTCTTTGGGGCTCTTTACCCAAACTCattttgacttcaggagggatcGTTTTGGTGTCCCCTGGAAGCTGGGGTCAGACAGATACTTTTAAGAGCGCCCTTAAGGAAGTCAGGTTGGAGGGCAATGTTTCCAGAACTGGGTTCATAAACTGTCTTTTCCTGAACTTTGCCTTTGGCTTCCGAATATGGTTCCGGGGCTGTGTTCTGCTGGTGAAATTCACCCCTCTTATTGTGCTGTACCCTTTCACCTACTTGGTCCCCAGCTTCTACACCCTCTGGCTGAACTGGCTTCTGATGGCTACGGAGTCCTCAGGCCCCACATACATCAAACTGGGCCAGTGGGCAAGCACTAGACGGGATCTTTTCTCTGAAGAGTTCTGCACCAAGTTCTCCCGGCTGCATGTTCAAGTGGCCCCCCACCCATGGGCTCATACCCAGCACTTGCTCCAAAAGGTGTTTGGGAGTGAATGGGGGCGAGCCCTTCACTTTGAGAGTCAGGAGCCAGTGGGCTCAGGCTGTGTGGCCCAAGTGTATAAAGCTTATGTTGACACGGCCTTCCTTGACCATGCTTGCTTCCAAAAACTTGTGGAGACCTCCAGAGGTACCTCCTCTTTTGAAGCCTGGGAGGTGGCAGGGCTGGGGAGGCTCTTAGGATATTTTTGGAAGGGGCAGAAGCCTAAAGGAACATTGACAGATCTAGCTTTTCCTGAAGATCTACTTCTCCCCATGTCCTACCTGACTGTATCAAAACGGGACACATCCCTTACCCCACTTGCTGACTGCCTACGTGGGCCAAAACACCTCATCCCAGCAGCTATTAAA GTGCTACATCCTGGGCTCCTTGCTCAAGTACAGGTGGATTTGGTACTGATGAAGATAGGCAGTCGAATCCTTGGACTCATTCCAGGAATCAAGTGGCTCAGCTTGACTGAGATAGTAGAAGAGTTTGAGAAGCTCATGGTCCAACAG ATTGACTTGCGTTATGAAGCCCGAAATCTGGAGTGCTTCCAAAATAATTTCCTGGATGTGAACTTtgtcaggttccctacccctctACAGCCCTTTGTCACCAGAGATGTTCTGGTGGAAACATTTGAA GAGAGTGTGCCTGTGTCCTGTTACCAGAAGTCAGAAATTCCTACGAAGCTGAAGGGGAAAATAGCAAAGCTGGGGATAGACATGCTTCTGAAGATG GTGTTTGTTGACAATTTTGTCCATGCTGACCTACACCCTGGGAACATCCTGGTCCAGGGAGCAGACTTTCCTAAGGAGAGCCAAGGCCAGAGGAGCCTGGGGGACATGTATGACACCCTGCTGTCAGAAGTAAGACCCGCTTCTTCCCCACTGAGGCTGATCCTATTGGATGCAGGCATTGTGGCAGGGCTGCAGGCAGCCGACCTGGAGAACTTCCGGGCAGTCTTCACTGCAGTGGCCATGGGGCAG GGTGAGAGAGTGGCCGAGCTCATCTTGAATCATGCCCGGGCCAATGAGTGCCAGGATGTGGAGAAATTCAAAACTGAGATGGCGGTGCTAGTGACCCAGGCCAGGAAGAACACCATTACCCTGGAGAAG CTTCAAGTGTCAAATTTGCTCTCCAGTGTCTTTAAGCTGCTGATGACCCATAAG GTCAAGCTTGAAAGTAACTTTGCCTCGATTGTCTTCGCGATCATGGTGTTAGAAGGGCTTGGCCGCTCACTGGATCCCAAACTGGATATCTTGGAGGCAGCCAAACCCTTTCTTATAAAAAAATCGATGTTTCCCCCCTGGCGGCAATGGTGA